The proteins below come from a single Ochotona princeps isolate mOchPri1 chromosome 6, mOchPri1.hap1, whole genome shotgun sequence genomic window:
- the LOC101517211 gene encoding DNA-directed RNA polymerases I, II, and III subunit RPABC4-like, translating into MDTQKDVQPPKQQPMIYICGECHTENEIKFKDTIRSTEYGYRMIYKKTTKRLMVFDAR; encoded by the coding sequence ATGGACACCCAGAAGGATGTTCAgcctcccaagcagcagccaATGATTTATATTTGTGGGGAATGTCACACTGAAAATGAGATAAAGTTCAAGGATACAATCAGAAGCACAGAATATGGGTATAGAATGATATACAAGAAGACAACAAAAAGATTGATGGTTTTTGATGCTCGATGA